From a single uncultured Fibrobacter sp. genomic region:
- the groES gene encoding co-chaperone GroES yields the protein MIKPLADRIVVKPAEAEQKTSSGLFIPDNAKEKPMQGKVVAVGPGRKNEKGDLVAMEVKVGDVVLYGKYSGTEVTVDGENYLIVKESDVIATL from the coding sequence ATGATTAAGCCTCTTGCAGATCGAATCGTCGTCAAGCCGGCAGAAGCCGAACAGAAGACCTCCTCGGGTCTCTTTATCCCGGACAACGCCAAGGAAAAGCCGATGCAGGGTAAGGTCGTAGCCGTGGGCCCGGGTCGCAAGAACGAAAAGGGCGACCTCGTTGCCATGGAAGTCAAGGTCGGCGACGTGGTGCTTTACGGCAAGTACAGCGGTACTGAAGTCACCGTTGATGGCGAAAACTACCTCATCGTGAAGGAATCCGACGTCATC
- a CDS encoding T9SS type A sorting domain-containing protein, with product MGIGLKTSTIFAGAVLAFGLASPAFSANRQMENLSRGLAVTNTGKGMLVSWRLLGTDAPDVEFNLYRDGEKIASVSKTGGTNYLDAAGKTTSKYTVAAVVGGKEGAKQGVSVVLDKTVSNSGKSFPYKTIKLEVPAAQTMPDGEKCTYTPNDVSTADLDGDGEYELILKWDPSNAHDNSQTGYTGTVFIDAYKLDGTRLWRIDLGKNIRAGAHYTQFQVFDYDGDGKAEMIVKTADGTIDGTGKAIGDKSKDYRDASGTILKGPEYLTVFRGVDGAAISTVTYEPSRDINQHVKGKDAHGYWGDNYGNRCERYLAATGYLDGVHPSAIFARGYYSSSYVAAYDFDGKDLKLRWLHKSEYPGQGLYGEGNHSLQAVDLDGDGYDEIFFGAAALNHDGTLRYRTGLGHGDAHHIGDLDPDLPGLESWDVHEHKDAQYTEEMRANDGKIIWGTPQPSAEGVDNGRGMAADVDSEYRGYEMWSAKGGGMKTAKGKLIGTPAVSQNFRIYFDGDEYDELLDGAFVTKFNSTSKKSETYFDGPSALGVTGCNGTKNTPSLVADLFGDWREEMVVRSEKDPTLLYIVSTPVESKLRVYTLMHDATYRTAVASQNTAYNQPSHLGYYLPDMVKSLKQPSIFVVGEDPTPADTTPVVNSGKSELDASTPKDGKGWTQSENEGFLKNGYYNFDNALSSYGTWEIFSKTEAKTTLTVRFTNGGSTSRNMAVTVNGASAGTISFPSTDASWTTYSEAKIDVKIVAGVNTITFTSMTSDGGPNFDMFTFGIDGVELYDGTQKIDNPTALAVIPFKNGVSFNPSTGVLFTPKAGFAEVYFYDMSGAMRMGVSRNVNAGSTTISLDRELLPKGTYLVKVMLDGKAVSTKKFSKL from the coding sequence ATGGGTATTGGTTTAAAAACATCGACAATTTTTGCAGGAGCCGTGCTGGCGTTTGGGCTTGCATCTCCGGCTTTTTCTGCTAACCGCCAGATGGAAAATCTTTCGCGCGGTCTTGCTGTCACGAACACGGGCAAGGGTATGCTCGTGAGTTGGCGCCTTTTGGGTACCGACGCTCCGGACGTGGAGTTCAATCTCTATCGTGATGGCGAGAAAATTGCTTCCGTTAGTAAGACGGGTGGCACGAACTACCTGGACGCCGCCGGCAAGACAACTTCCAAATATACGGTCGCGGCAGTAGTTGGCGGCAAGGAAGGTGCCAAGCAGGGTGTTTCCGTGGTGCTCGACAAGACGGTCTCCAACAGCGGAAAGTCTTTCCCGTATAAGACGATTAAACTGGAAGTCCCCGCGGCACAGACGATGCCCGACGGCGAAAAATGCACATACACTCCGAACGATGTGAGTACGGCCGACCTCGACGGCGACGGCGAATACGAACTGATTTTGAAGTGGGATCCGAGCAATGCCCACGACAACTCGCAGACGGGCTATACGGGTACGGTATTCATCGATGCCTACAAGCTCGACGGTACGCGCCTTTGGCGTATTGACCTCGGTAAGAATATTCGCGCGGGCGCACACTACACGCAGTTCCAGGTCTTTGACTACGATGGCGACGGCAAGGCCGAGATGATCGTGAAGACTGCCGACGGTACGATTGACGGTACGGGCAAGGCGATTGGCGACAAGTCGAAGGATTACCGCGACGCGAGTGGTACGATTCTTAAAGGTCCTGAGTACTTGACCGTTTTCCGTGGCGTAGACGGTGCCGCGATTTCGACCGTTACGTACGAACCGAGCCGTGATATTAACCAGCACGTGAAGGGCAAGGATGCCCATGGCTACTGGGGCGATAACTACGGCAACCGCTGTGAACGCTACTTGGCTGCAACGGGTTATCTGGACGGAGTGCACCCGAGTGCAATCTTTGCACGCGGCTACTACAGTTCCTCCTATGTGGCGGCCTATGATTTTGACGGTAAGGACTTGAAGCTCCGCTGGCTCCACAAGTCGGAATATCCGGGCCAGGGCCTGTACGGCGAAGGAAACCACAGCCTTCAGGCGGTGGACCTTGACGGTGACGGCTACGACGAAATCTTTTTCGGGGCTGCGGCCTTGAACCACGATGGAACGCTGCGTTACCGCACGGGCCTCGGTCATGGCGATGCCCATCACATCGGTGATCTGGATCCGGATCTTCCGGGGCTTGAATCCTGGGACGTGCACGAACACAAGGATGCCCAGTACACCGAAGAAATGCGTGCCAATGATGGCAAGATTATTTGGGGCACTCCGCAGCCATCTGCCGAAGGTGTCGATAATGGCCGTGGCATGGCGGCGGACGTTGATTCTGAATATCGTGGCTATGAAATGTGGTCTGCAAAGGGCGGTGGAATGAAAACCGCCAAGGGCAAACTCATTGGAACGCCTGCAGTGTCTCAGAACTTCCGCATTTATTTTGACGGCGATGAGTATGATGAACTCTTGGACGGCGCTTTTGTGACCAAGTTCAATTCTACGTCGAAAAAATCCGAAACTTATTTCGATGGTCCTTCTGCCCTCGGTGTTACCGGTTGCAATGGCACCAAGAATACCCCGAGCCTCGTGGCCGACCTCTTTGGCGACTGGCGCGAAGAAATGGTAGTGCGTAGCGAAAAGGATCCGACGTTGCTGTACATCGTTTCGACCCCGGTAGAAAGCAAACTTCGAGTCTACACGCTGATGCACGATGCCACCTACCGCACGGCGGTTGCGTCTCAAAATACGGCCTATAACCAGCCGTCGCACCTGGGCTACTACTTGCCCGACATGGTAAAGTCGCTCAAGCAGCCGAGCATCTTCGTAGTGGGCGAGGACCCGACTCCTGCCGACACGACCCCGGTGGTGAACAGCGGCAAGTCCGAACTGGATGCCTCTACCCCGAAGGATGGCAAGGGCTGGACTCAGAGCGAAAACGAAGGCTTCCTCAAGAACGGCTACTATAACTTTGACAATGCGCTTTCGAGCTACGGCACTTGGGAAATCTTCTCGAAGACCGAGGCAAAGACCACACTTACGGTGCGCTTCACGAACGGTGGGAGTACTTCCCGCAATATGGCGGTTACCGTGAACGGTGCTTCTGCCGGCACGATTAGCTTCCCCTCGACAGATGCCTCCTGGACGACTTATTCCGAGGCGAAGATCGACGTGAAGATTGTCGCTGGCGTGAATACGATTACGTTTACCTCGATGACAAGTGACGGCGGCCCGAACTTTGACATGTTCACTTTCGGTATCGACGGTGTAGAACTCTATGATGGTACGCAGAAGATTGATAATCCGACTGCACTTGCGGTAATTCCCTTCAAGAATGGAGTCTCCTTCAATCCTTCTACGGGCGTGCTCTTTACACCCAAGGCTGGCTTTGCGGAAGTCTACTTCTACGATATGTCCGGCGCAATGCGCATGGGGGTGTCGCGGAACGTGAATGCAGGCTCTACGACGATTTCGCTTGACCGCGAATTGCTCCCGAAGGGAACTTATCTCGTTAAGGTAATGCTTGACGGAAAGGCTGTTTCGACGAAGAAATTCTCGAAGCTGTAA
- a CDS encoding GDSL-type esterase/lipase family protein: protein MKMFNKIWQSAVIASMVVAPLTWSAVTIYMCGDSTMQDWAEGYYPKQGQGQDFHFWFDPTKATVVNRGQGGMSLGGGGKDKSGGTAVGYYDMFFKKGCSAGNCIAEKLKAGDYVVIQFGINDVNYSTEDFFASNMKKMVSDVRAKGAYPIIMSPIRRKYYDSPTQIHNSYRGYPALNKSLSEELNVPFIDMSEMVANYMISVGERYAEQYVFNYATKSEYSNLGSDQTDAVHLQMNGANAFGRIITEQMRAHSDPIVKKLGDYMAPMYQVEVKVSPEGAAEATSINAYYPKGMTVMLKTIPKSGKKFLGWYDGNGNKVGAPSRSNVKSPYIHTFVMGSASTQFTAVYEGGTAQKYTGDGAALTAFPTTTPKSLDDVTFVPFTPIEGSTLDTVKIDKDIKKFFDAYSPDTGVGYKENNWTGFIGDGFFNLENSTKSFASYKVKFPGAGYVTLAVRYANGGSSDRMFNAYLDHDYLVSAPPTGGWDKWDTAYVVMDAPQGEAELKIMSLTSDGAPNLDAFGFSIDGVCRVSEGCTEDTSTTILNKVRDVTGFALHGEMLRLVGTERAHVNVFDMGGRLVAKRIVENTSEVSLATMVKSAGLYRVVVRQGSAKFVANYAKVR from the coding sequence ATGAAGATGTTTAATAAAATCTGGCAATCTGCCGTAATCGCATCGATGGTTGTCGCTCCGCTTACGTGGTCGGCGGTGACTATCTACATGTGTGGCGACTCCACCATGCAGGACTGGGCCGAGGGCTACTACCCCAAGCAGGGGCAGGGTCAGGATTTCCATTTCTGGTTTGATCCGACCAAGGCTACGGTCGTGAACCGCGGCCAGGGCGGTATGTCGCTCGGTGGCGGCGGCAAGGACAAAAGCGGCGGTACCGCTGTCGGCTATTACGACATGTTCTTCAAGAAGGGCTGCTCTGCCGGCAACTGCATTGCTGAAAAGCTCAAGGCCGGTGACTACGTCGTGATCCAGTTCGGTATTAACGACGTGAACTACAGTACCGAAGATTTCTTTGCTTCGAACATGAAAAAGATGGTAAGCGATGTCCGCGCGAAGGGCGCTTACCCGATTATCATGAGCCCGATTCGTCGTAAGTATTACGATTCTCCGACGCAGATTCATAACAGCTACCGCGGCTACCCGGCGCTGAACAAGAGCCTTTCCGAAGAACTCAACGTGCCGTTTATCGACATGAGCGAAATGGTCGCGAACTACATGATTTCTGTGGGTGAACGCTATGCGGAACAGTATGTCTTCAATTATGCGACCAAGTCTGAATACAGCAACTTGGGAAGTGACCAGACAGATGCCGTGCATTTGCAGATGAATGGTGCGAATGCTTTCGGACGTATCATTACCGAGCAGATGCGCGCCCACAGTGACCCGATTGTGAAAAAACTCGGCGACTATATGGCGCCCATGTACCAGGTCGAAGTCAAGGTGAGCCCCGAAGGTGCTGCCGAAGCGACTTCGATTAACGCCTATTACCCGAAGGGTATGACCGTGATGCTCAAGACCATCCCGAAGAGCGGCAAGAAGTTCTTGGGCTGGTATGATGGCAACGGTAACAAGGTGGGGGCACCGAGCCGTTCGAACGTGAAGTCCCCGTACATTCATACGTTCGTGATGGGTAGCGCCTCGACGCAGTTCACGGCGGTTTACGAGGGCGGAACGGCGCAGAAATATACCGGCGATGGTGCTGCGTTAACCGCATTCCCGACCACGACTCCGAAGAGCCTTGACGATGTGACCTTTGTTCCGTTTACTCCGATTGAGGGCAGCACGCTGGATACGGTGAAAATTGACAAGGATATCAAGAAGTTCTTTGATGCGTACAGCCCCGATACCGGCGTCGGTTACAAAGAAAATAATTGGACCGGTTTTATTGGCGACGGATTCTTCAATCTTGAAAATTCGACAAAGTCTTTTGCGTCGTACAAGGTTAAGTTCCCAGGCGCAGGCTACGTGACGCTTGCGGTGCGCTATGCAAACGGCGGATCGTCGGACCGTATGTTCAATGCCTATTTGGACCATGACTACCTCGTGAGTGCACCGCCGACGGGAGGTTGGGACAAGTGGGATACCGCCTACGTGGTGATGGATGCCCCGCAAGGTGAAGCCGAACTCAAGATTATGTCGCTTACAAGCGATGGTGCCCCGAATCTGGATGCCTTTGGTTTCAGTATCGACGGCGTGTGCCGCGTAAGCGAAGGCTGCACCGAAGATACGTCGACGACTATTTTGAATAAGGTTCGCGATGTGACTGGTTTTGCTTTGCATGGCGAAATGCTGCGCCTTGTTGGTACGGAACGTGCTCATGTGAATGTGTTCGATATGGGTGGTCGTCTGGTGGCAAAGCGAATTGTCGAAAACACATCAGAAGTTTCGCTTGCAACGATGGTGAAGTCTGCCGGACTCTACCGCGTTGTGGTTCGTCAGGGTAGTGCCAAGTTTGTCGCCAATTACGCAAAGGTGAGGTAG
- a CDS encoding GDSL-type esterase/lipase family protein, translating to MKGILKFFVAAAIFAGVAVSDSTSFSIYVVGDSTVCTYKDNAYPQTGWGQVLGYFFDASRVKVNNYAIGGRSSRTFIEEGRLDEVKGKLQTGDYLFVQFGHNDRDYSKEARYVPPADFPGYIQKYVDAAKAKGANVILISPMNLNGSRNVFSTGDKNYDARGMMQTVAKNNKVPFVDLNMKSYNTYNTTYKNMPDYVTRYLYKKLEKGEYPNYPDGVNDGTTHFQEMGSMGHAQMICEELEDNLKNNSNLSADAKAALTTLVSAIKKRYTIKVQTNLSNYSGLITQTQYFPAGSPMTLRVTPNGQTFEKWVDDDCNEISKNMIYYGFKTKARNITYTAMFKGGSECKKIAHDNEETDNENPTSSSSEGPESSSSIDQKLCFDGTADAAWPSPIDMSNPEIADGLTESNHEGYTGQGFFNIENSAYSTATYKLTSDQSAANARVMIRYSFQGTSNRDMKFTIDNGTYDVAFPSTGSWDKWDTAYIEEVWVDALDFKMKIASTTSDGGPNIDMIAFDMKGVYRTGCKPAKVENDVESSSSTTSFANPVASGVSFDARNLTISTPGGLMDVQLMDAMGKTLKREVRNVASGEVSLLSDGEKLAKGRYFARVSLNGRLLLLRPFVY from the coding sequence ATGAAGGGAATTTTAAAATTCTTCGTTGCTGCCGCCATTTTTGCCGGCGTTGCCGTGAGTGATTCTACTAGTTTCTCTATCTATGTGGTGGGTGATTCTACGGTTTGCACTTACAAGGACAATGCTTACCCGCAAACGGGTTGGGGCCAGGTTCTTGGCTATTTCTTCGATGCGTCCCGCGTGAAGGTGAATAACTACGCCATTGGTGGCCGCAGTTCTAGAACTTTTATTGAAGAAGGCCGCTTGGATGAAGTCAAGGGCAAACTCCAAACGGGCGATTACCTTTTCGTGCAGTTCGGTCATAACGATCGCGACTACAGCAAGGAAGCTCGCTATGTTCCGCCCGCAGATTTCCCGGGATATATCCAGAAGTATGTGGATGCCGCTAAGGCAAAGGGCGCCAATGTAATTTTGATTTCGCCGATGAACCTGAACGGTAGTCGTAACGTGTTCTCTACGGGCGACAAGAATTATGATGCTCGCGGCATGATGCAGACGGTGGCCAAGAACAACAAGGTCCCGTTTGTGGATTTGAACATGAAGTCGTACAATACCTACAATACGACTTACAAGAACATGCCGGATTACGTGACGCGTTACCTGTACAAGAAACTGGAGAAGGGCGAATATCCGAATTACCCGGATGGCGTGAACGATGGTACCACGCACTTCCAGGAAATGGGCTCCATGGGCCATGCGCAGATGATTTGCGAAGAACTTGAAGATAACCTCAAGAACAATTCGAATCTTTCTGCCGACGCCAAGGCCGCACTCACGACGCTTGTCTCTGCCATCAAGAAACGCTATACCATTAAGGTGCAGACCAACCTTTCGAACTACAGCGGCCTCATTACGCAGACCCAGTATTTCCCAGCGGGTTCCCCGATGACGCTTCGTGTGACGCCGAACGGTCAAACCTTTGAAAAATGGGTCGATGACGATTGTAACGAAATCTCGAAGAACATGATTTATTACGGCTTCAAGACCAAGGCCCGCAACATTACCTATACGGCGATGTTCAAGGGCGGTTCTGAATGCAAGAAGATTGCTCACGATAACGAAGAAACTGACAACGAAAATCCCACGTCCTCTAGCTCCGAGGGTCCGGAATCTTCGAGTTCCATTGACCAGAAACTTTGCTTTGACGGTACCGCTGACGCAGCTTGGCCCTCTCCGATTGATATGTCGAACCCCGAAATTGCGGATGGCCTGACGGAATCGAACCACGAAGGATATACGGGCCAGGGCTTCTTCAATATTGAAAATAGCGCTTACAGTACCGCGACTTACAAGCTGACTTCTGACCAGTCGGCAGCCAATGCCCGCGTCATGATCCGCTATTCATTCCAGGGAACCTCCAATCGCGACATGAAATTCACAATCGATAACGGAACCTACGACGTTGCATTCCCCTCGACGGGTAGCTGGGACAAGTGGGATACCGCCTACATTGAAGAAGTCTGGGTGGACGCTCTCGATTTCAAGATGAAGATTGCCTCGACGACAAGTGACGGCGGCCCGAATATCGACATGATTGCTTTTGACATGAAGGGTGTGTACCGCACCGGTTGCAAGCCTGCGAAAGTTGAAAACGATGTGGAATCTTCTAGTAGTACGACATCCTTTGCGAATCCGGTTGCTTCGGGAGTTTCCTTTGACGCTCGCAATCTGACCATTTCGACTCCGGGTGGCTTAATGGATGTCCAACTGATGGATGCCATGGGCAAAACCTTAAAGCGTGAGGTCCGAAATGTGGCTTCGGGTGAGGTTTCTCTGCTTTCTGATGGAGAAAAACTTGCTAAAGGTCGTTATTTTGCAAGAGTTTCGCTTAATGGACGACTCCTGCTGCTGCGACCTTTTGTATATTAA
- a CDS encoding NAD-dependent epimerase/dehydratase family protein gives MNATLKFEDTSITVALVGCGGFIGSHLLRAIFERTNWRVFGVDLDSYRIQEHLTNPRFEFLSADLADPEVVARIAQFPLVVNLAAICTPGRYMAEAAEVIRSNYDHPRVLADACAKSGSWLIHFSTSEIYGKTAADSGALLEDESEIVLGPVAASRWSYATAKLLTERYLAGLAGLNWTVVRPFNFVGPFMDFMPGVDGEGIPRVLANFSTALVRGETLKLVNGGLARRCFTSVHDAVDFMFCVFAAGENPERRAGVLSQAFNVGNAANEVSIAELAQLMRSVYASVKGIPESEVPGVEVVSGEEYYGKGYDDSLRRLPSVEKAERLLGFKAKIPLKEALQESLTWFANHYGSNDG, from the coding sequence TTGAACGCGACTCTCAAATTTGAAGACACCTCTATCACCGTAGCCCTTGTGGGTTGCGGTGGTTTTATTGGTAGTCACCTTTTGCGCGCCATTTTTGAACGCACGAATTGGCGTGTTTTTGGCGTTGACCTGGATTCGTACCGCATTCAAGAGCATTTGACGAATCCACGGTTTGAATTCTTGAGTGCAGACCTTGCGGACCCCGAGGTGGTGGCGCGCATTGCGCAGTTCCCGCTCGTGGTGAACTTGGCCGCCATCTGTACGCCTGGGCGCTACATGGCCGAAGCGGCCGAGGTAATTCGCAGCAATTACGACCATCCGCGTGTATTGGCCGATGCTTGTGCCAAGAGCGGTAGCTGGTTGATCCATTTTTCGACTTCTGAAATTTACGGCAAGACGGCGGCTGATTCGGGTGCGCTTCTCGAAGACGAGTCCGAAATTGTGCTTGGGCCGGTAGCGGCGAGCCGCTGGAGCTATGCGACAGCGAAACTCTTGACCGAACGCTATTTGGCAGGGCTCGCGGGCTTGAATTGGACGGTAGTCCGCCCGTTTAATTTCGTGGGCCCGTTCATGGACTTTATGCCGGGTGTCGATGGCGAAGGAATTCCGCGAGTGCTTGCGAATTTTTCGACGGCGCTTGTTCGTGGCGAAACGCTTAAGCTTGTAAACGGCGGCTTGGCCAGACGTTGCTTTACCTCGGTGCACGATGCGGTGGACTTTATGTTCTGCGTGTTTGCTGCAGGCGAAAATCCGGAACGTCGTGCCGGAGTGCTTTCGCAGGCGTTTAATGTGGGCAATGCGGCAAACGAGGTCTCGATTGCGGAACTTGCGCAATTGATGCGCTCGGTGTATGCTTCGGTCAAGGGAATTCCTGAAAGCGAGGTTCCCGGAGTCGAGGTCGTTTCGGGCGAAGAGTATTACGGCAAGGGCTACGATGATTCGCTGCGCCGCCTGCCTTCTGTTGAAAAGGCGGAACGCTTGCTTGGCTTTAAGGCGAAAATTCCGCTGAAAGAAGCGCTTCAAGAATCTTTAACTTGGTTTGCTAATCATTATGGGAGCAATGATGGCTAA
- a CDS encoding glycosyltransferase family 2 protein — MANDYFVFIPAYNVAGTLVSVLQKISDEVWKTSFILVIDDGSTDDTRGAFENFVATLDDCKKSRLRYMRFEQNSGYGAVVKKGLAEGLRSGAELVACLHGDGQYPAEQLDEFFDYLRTVNHVDHGDERKFALVQGSRHLTRGGAKAGNMPLYKRLGGTFLTLIENFAFYQKLTDRHSGFIVYDSEFLRTLELDKLSSSFDIDLEIISIADSLGYKLAELPIPTRYADEKSNLNVVTYGLRVLSQVARRLFA; from the coding sequence ATGGCTAACGACTATTTCGTTTTCATACCCGCCTATAATGTGGCGGGGACACTCGTCTCGGTTTTACAAAAAATTTCCGACGAGGTTTGGAAAACATCGTTTATCTTGGTGATTGATGATGGTTCCACTGATGATACTCGTGGTGCTTTTGAAAATTTTGTAGCGACGCTTGATGATTGCAAAAAGTCGAGATTGCGCTACATGCGCTTTGAACAGAACTCGGGCTATGGCGCTGTGGTTAAGAAAGGCTTGGCTGAAGGGCTCCGTTCCGGTGCTGAACTGGTGGCCTGTTTGCATGGCGACGGACAGTACCCGGCAGAACAGCTGGATGAGTTTTTTGACTATCTCAGGACGGTCAACCATGTTGACCACGGAGACGAAAGAAAGTTTGCCTTGGTGCAGGGCTCTCGCCATTTGACCCGCGGCGGAGCTAAAGCCGGAAATATGCCCTTGTACAAGCGTTTGGGCGGAACCTTCTTGACCTTGATTGAAAATTTTGCCTTTTACCAGAAACTCACGGACCGCCACAGCGGATTTATCGTGTACGATTCCGAGTTTTTGAGGACGCTTGAATTGGATAAATTGAGTTCTTCGTTCGATATCGATCTCGAGATTATTTCGATTGCGGATTCTTTGGGCTACAAGCTTGCGGAACTTCCGATTCCGACGCGTTACGCCGATGAAAAATCGAACTTGAATGTGGTTACCTATGGCTTGAGAGTTTTAAGTCAAGTCGCAAGAAGATTGTTTGCGTAA
- a CDS encoding S41 family peptidase → MKKKFLGLVALSCVITFMSSCSDESSSSSTNSGDVENLDPAKETPAYKELNTNFTLLDLLYFYGHSRDELADDVDAYFGKGSSKDAKDPAGQTACTKEYYDVCYMYNQMADAYTHYYDPSVAPIIAEQMMASGDYDLVGIESEPSEIEDGLFVITSVSDEAKELGLRVGDVYGLGDVYQGMEDAESDTISMYVLRDGEIAEVKAVVGFVSKPTVYLHYEKNEKGDSIPVIQITEFSSQSIDGAGTYEEFKKALKQTEKYKSLIIDLRENGGGDIEECYPMTAEFLAKGDTSVIDVVTDVGSVKKDGKTKLVQIFDTTAVVAEKDGSAKDRYLVMLENDWSASCSEVLLSALGISKKAPIVGELSYGKQIGQFYVFGNEEGLMPDFLVPEGLAIITTIVSYDKNWGLFQDVGIVPDFEISDPDEQMAKAVELATEAKYERTAGYGKEKLGHFSKEAERAGGKLGHKVVKPKYRIIR, encoded by the coding sequence ATGAAAAAGAAATTTTTAGGCTTGGTTGCGCTTTCTTGCGTAATAACTTTTATGTCGTCCTGCTCTGACGAATCCTCGTCGTCTAGTACGAATTCTGGAGATGTTGAAAATCTGGATCCCGCAAAAGAGACTCCGGCATACAAAGAGTTGAATACCAATTTTACATTGCTTGACCTTCTTTACTTTTATGGGCATTCTCGTGATGAACTTGCTGATGATGTCGATGCCTATTTTGGCAAGGGCTCGTCCAAAGATGCAAAGGATCCTGCTGGACAGACTGCTTGTACAAAGGAATACTACGATGTGTGTTATATGTACAACCAGATGGCTGACGCCTATACTCATTATTATGATCCCTCTGTAGCTCCGATAATCGCTGAACAAATGATGGCTTCTGGCGATTATGACCTTGTAGGAATTGAATCGGAACCCAGTGAAATTGAAGATGGACTTTTCGTTATTACCAGCGTGAGTGACGAAGCCAAGGAACTTGGACTTAGGGTTGGGGACGTCTATGGCTTAGGGGATGTCTATCAGGGCATGGAAGATGCCGAAAGCGATACCATTTCTATGTATGTTCTCAGAGATGGTGAAATCGCAGAAGTCAAAGCAGTTGTCGGTTTTGTAAGTAAACCGACCGTCTATTTGCATTACGAAAAAAATGAAAAGGGAGATTCTATTCCCGTTATCCAAATTACGGAATTTTCCAGCCAATCGATTGATGGTGCTGGAACCTATGAGGAATTTAAAAAAGCTCTGAAGCAAACAGAAAAATACAAGTCCCTTATCATTGACCTTCGTGAAAATGGCGGTGGTGATATTGAAGAGTGCTACCCTATGACTGCTGAGTTCCTTGCAAAAGGTGACACGAGTGTTATTGACGTGGTGACCGATGTTGGTTCTGTCAAGAAGGATGGTAAGACAAAGCTCGTTCAAATTTTTGATACGACAGCCGTTGTTGCTGAAAAAGACGGAAGTGCAAAAGACCGTTACCTGGTCATGCTTGAAAATGATTGGTCTGCAAGCTGCTCGGAAGTCCTTCTTTCTGCTCTAGGTATCAGCAAAAAGGCTCCGATTGTTGGTGAATTGTCTTATGGAAAGCAGATAGGACAATTTTATGTCTTTGGAAACGAAGAAGGACTTATGCCGGACTTCTTGGTTCCCGAAGGCCTGGCTATTATTACAACAATTGTTTCCTATGACAAAAACTGGGGACTTTTCCAAGATGTAGGTATTGTCCCTGACTTTGAAATTTCGGATCCGGATGAGCAGATGGCAAAGGCTGTGGAACTTGCAACGGAAGCGAAATACGAACGTACAGCCGGTTATGGTAAAGAAAAACTCGGACATTTTTCGAAAGAAGCTGAGCGCGCTGGCGGTAAGCTTGGACATAAGGTTGTAAAGCCAAAGTACAGAATTATTCGATAA
- a CDS encoding deoxyribonuclease IV — MHIGCHLSSSAGFLAMGQTALSIGADTFQFFTRNPRGGSAKPFDAADAQSLVKLLEDNHFAPILAHAPYTLNACAADEGLRQYAVDVMIDDIWRMDHFPGAMYNFHPGSHVKQGVEVGVDLISRALNQILKPEQKTLVLLETMAGKGSEVGRTFEELRAIIDRVELGDKLGVCLDTCHVFDGGYDIIDDLDGVLEKFDKVIGLKRLKAIHLNDSKNPMGSHKDRHEVLGAGYIGLDALTRVVNHAALKNLPFYLETPNELPGYAKEIALMRERSK; from the coding sequence ATGCATATCGGTTGTCATTTATCATCTTCGGCGGGCTTTTTGGCCATGGGGCAGACGGCGCTTTCGATTGGCGCTGATACTTTTCAGTTTTTTACGCGGAATCCTCGCGGCGGGTCGGCAAAGCCCTTTGACGCCGCTGATGCCCAGTCGCTTGTCAAGCTGCTGGAAGACAATCATTTTGCCCCGATTCTGGCGCATGCTCCTTATACGCTGAATGCTTGTGCCGCTGACGAAGGCTTGCGACAGTATGCCGTTGATGTCATGATAGATGACATCTGGCGTATGGATCACTTTCCGGGGGCGATGTACAATTTTCACCCCGGCAGCCATGTGAAGCAAGGTGTCGAAGTGGGCGTGGACTTGATTTCTCGCGCGCTGAACCAGATTTTAAAGCCGGAACAAAAGACGCTTGTGCTGCTTGAAACGATGGCGGGCAAGGGCTCCGAGGTGGGCCGTACTTTTGAGGAACTGCGTGCCATTATTGACCGCGTAGAGCTGGGCGATAAACTGGGAGTTTGCCTGGATACTTGCCATGTGTTCGATGGCGGTTATGATATTATTGACGACCTGGATGGTGTCCTTGAAAAATTTGACAAGGTGATAGGCCTGAAGCGTTTGAAGGCGATTCACTTGAACGATAGCAAGAACCCCATGGGTAGCCACAAGGACCGTCATGAGGTTTTAGGGGCGGGGTATATCGGCTTGGATGCGCTGACGCGGGTGGTGAACCATGCGGCACTCAAGAATTTGCCGTTTTACTTGGAAACTCCGAATGAATTGCCCGGCTATGCTAAAGAAATTGCCTTGATGCGTGAGCGCTCAAAATAA